A stretch of uncultured Fretibacterium sp. DNA encodes these proteins:
- a CDS encoding aminotransferase class I/II-fold pyridoxal phosphate-dependent enzyme, which translates to MTQPEANFSLRPHGANPEKLYAAMGLPMPERIVDFSVNTNVLPSPVTPEIDLIRCLSEYPDDDALALRTLVAEREGRSLDEVLFTNGSNEALYLLASLFVGTTAAVLQPAYGEYRRALGAFGVPTTDIFDLRDVEGKALVFVCNPCNPTGGHIPFGELEARARANPRTLFAVDQAYSDFLLPDGEEVSPDFGALPNILLLRSLTKLYHLCGARIGYVLASRSWVERLKGRQPTWSVNAVAQETVLSFMKDGTCARRTRAFYAAETPRFMEAVARSGFRVRPSRVHFFLIEVDDDVRVIRGLLERGLVVRHTRNFPGLDGCCIRVATRMPDENALLVRALSELA; encoded by the coding sequence ATGACACAGCCCGAGGCAAATTTCTCCCTCCGTCCGCACGGCGCGAACCCCGAGAAACTATATGCGGCGATGGGGCTCCCCATGCCGGAGCGCATCGTCGACTTCAGCGTCAATACGAATGTCCTGCCTTCCCCTGTGACGCCGGAGATCGACCTGATCCGCTGCCTGTCCGAATACCCCGACGACGACGCCCTCGCGCTTCGGACGCTCGTGGCGGAGCGCGAGGGACGTTCCCTCGACGAGGTGCTCTTCACCAACGGCTCCAACGAGGCCCTCTACCTCCTGGCCTCTCTCTTCGTCGGGACGACCGCCGCGGTGCTCCAGCCGGCTTACGGGGAGTATCGGCGGGCGCTCGGGGCCTTCGGGGTGCCGACAACCGACATCTTCGACCTGCGGGATGTGGAGGGGAAGGCCCTCGTCTTCGTCTGCAACCCCTGCAACCCCACGGGGGGCCACATCCCCTTTGGGGAACTGGAGGCCCGCGCACGGGCAAACCCGCGCACGCTCTTCGCCGTCGATCAGGCGTATTCGGACTTTCTGCTCCCGGACGGCGAGGAGGTATCCCCTGATTTCGGCGCGCTTCCCAACATCCTGCTCCTGCGGTCGCTGACGAAGCTCTACCACCTCTGCGGGGCGAGAATCGGGTACGTCCTGGCGTCCCGAAGCTGGGTCGAGCGGCTCAAGGGACGCCAGCCGACCTGGAGCGTCAATGCCGTCGCGCAGGAGACGGTCCTGAGCTTCATGAAGGACGGGACCTGTGCCCGGAGGACGCGCGCCTTTTACGCGGCGGAGACGCCCCGTTTCATGGAGGCCGTGGCCCGCTCGGGGTTTCGGGTGCGCCCCTCGCGCGTGCACTTCTTCCTGATCGAGGTGGATGACGACGTGCGCGTCATTCGAGGGCTCCTGGAACGGGGGCTTGTGGTGAGACACACGCGCAATTTCCCCGGCCTGGACGGGTGCTGCATCCGGGTGGCGACGCGCATGCCCGAC